A stretch of the Solanum dulcamara chromosome 6, daSolDulc1.2, whole genome shotgun sequence genome encodes the following:
- the LOC129893123 gene encoding beta-amyrin 28-monooxygenase-like, with product MELFFLSLLVIFFLLVSLSLHLLYFNKTSLGLSGNLPPGKTGWPFIGETLEFLSTGWKGHPEKFILDRMSKYSSSVFRTHLLLENSAVFCGAPGNKFLFSNENKLVQVWWPDSINKIFPSSIDQNKTSINEQGIRMRRLLPNFFKPEALQRYVGIMDSIAQRHFESFWENKSQVLVYPLAKSYTFWLACRLFLSIEDPEQVAKFAKPFDVLAAGLISIPIDLPGTSYNRSIKASNLIRKELLRIIKQRKVDLCEGKASATQDILSHMLMTSDENGKFMPDLEIAAKILGLLVGGHDTASSACTSIVKYLAELPHVYQTVYNEQMEISKSKSAEELLIWDDLQKMKYSWNVACEVLRLAPPLQGAFREAIVDFMFNGFSIPKGWKLYWNSNTTHRNSEYFPEPLKFDPSRFEGSGPAPYTFVPFGGGPRMCPGKEYARLEILVFMHHLVKRFKWNKVIHDEKIIIDPMPVPAKGLPVKLYPHQV from the exons atggagttgttctttctttctcttcttgtCATCTTTTTCTTGTTGGTTTCACTCTCCCTTCATCTTCTCTACTTCAATAAAACCTCATTAGGCTTGTCCGGGAACCTACCCCCGGGCAAGACCGGATGGCCATTCATCGGAGAAACCCTCGAGTTTCTCTCGACTGGTTGGAAAGGTCACCCTGAAAAATTCATCTTAGATAGAATGTCTAAGTATTCCTCTAGTGTCTTTAGAACTCACCTTTTGTTAGAAAATTCAGCAGTCTTTTGTGGTGCTCCCGGTAATAAATTCTTATTTTCGAACGAAAACAAACTCGTACAAGTATGGTGGCCTGATTCTATCAACAAAATTTTCCCATCTTCGATTGATCAAAACAAAACTAGCATAAATGAACAAGGCATTAGGATGAGAAGATTGCTTCCGAATTTCTTCAAGCCCGAGGCTCTTCAACGTTACGTTGGGATCATGGATTCAATTGCTCAACGCCATTTTGAGTCATTTTGGGAGAATAAGAGCCAAGTGCTAGTCTATCCTCTTGCGAAAAGCTACACTTTCTGGCTGGCCTGTAGATTGTTTTTGAGCATTGAAGATCCTGAACAAGTTGCTAAATTTGCAAAACCCTTTGATGTTTTAGCTGCTGGATTGATTTCTATCCCTATCGACTTGCCGG GAACGTCGTATAACCGTTCGATCAAAGCATCAAATTTGATAAGAAAAGAGCTTTTGAGGATCATAAAGCAAAGGAAGGTGGATTTGTGTGAGGGAAAAGCATCGGCAACACAAGATATATTGTCACACATGCTAATGACAAGTGATGAAAATGGAAAGTTCATGCCTGATTTGGAAATAGCTGCTAAGATATTAGGGCTATTGGTTGGTGGACATGACACTGCTAGTTCTGCATGCACTTCTATTGTTAAGTACCTTGCTGAACTTCCGCACGTTTATCAAACTGTCTATAATG AGCAAATGGAAATTTCCAAGTCAAAATCAGCAGAAGAATTATTGATATGGGATGATCTTCAAAAGATGAAATACTCATGGAATGTGGCATGTGAGGTTTTAAGACTTGCACCACCTCTCCAAGGTGCTTTTAGAGAAGCCATTGTTGATTTCATGTTTAATGGTTTCTCGATTCCCAAAGGATGGAAG CTATATTGGAACTCCAATACAACCCACAGAAATTCAGAATATTTTCCAGAGCCTTTAAAATTTGATCCATCAAGATTTGAAGGATCTGGACCAGCTCCTTACACATTTGTTCCATTTGGAGGAGGTCCTAGGATGTGTCCTGGAAAAGAGTATGCAAGATTAGAAATACTTGTATTCATGCACCATCTTGTTAAAAGGTTCAAGTGGAACAAAGTAATTCATGATGAGAAGATTATTATTGATCCAATGCCTGTTCCTGCCAAGGGTCTTCCAGTTAAACTCTACCCTCATCAAGTTTAG